A window of the Merismopedia glauca CCAP 1448/3 genome harbors these coding sequences:
- a CDS encoding peptidoglycan-binding domain-containing protein, which yields MQQNTINNWQKIVKFGSHSLYSHIVGLSLAALIIGTGISFGSASTPPDSSGAISRPTLKLGSKGTAVSELQAALKLLGYYDGEVDGIYGKTTAQSVSKFQQAAGLTPDGIAGESTWKRLFPATPTVSTPKPTPSSTPKPTPSPTPTPEPQVEATSAPTIDLPTLRLGMRGAAVSGLQQRLKALGFFSAKIDGVFGSKTEIAVKAVQKKFKIKPDGIVGKSTWEAILR from the coding sequence ATGCAGCAAAACACTATCAATAACTGGCAAAAGATCGTCAAATTTGGTAGCCACTCGCTCTATAGCCATATTGTGGGACTATCACTAGCAGCTTTAATTATAGGAACGGGAATCAGTTTCGGCTCTGCATCGACTCCTCCTGACTCTTCTGGCGCAATTAGTCGCCCCACATTGAAACTAGGAAGTAAAGGCACTGCTGTCTCCGAATTACAAGCAGCACTGAAACTCTTAGGTTATTATGATGGCGAAGTAGATGGTATCTACGGCAAAACTACGGCTCAATCTGTCTCTAAGTTTCAGCAAGCAGCAGGGTTAACCCCAGATGGGATTGCAGGTGAGAGTACTTGGAAAAGATTATTCCCCGCCACACCTACAGTTTCTACACCAAAACCGACACCATCTTCTACCCCAAAACCGACACCATCTCCTACCCCTACTCCTGAACCTCAAGTGGAAGCTACCTCAGCACCTACCATCGACTTACCCACTTTACGCTTAGGGATGCGGGGTGCTGCTGTTAGTGGTTTGCAACAGAGATTAAAGGCTTTAGGCTTTTTCTCAGCTAAGATAGACGGGGTGTTTGGCTCTAAAACCGAAATAGCGGTCAAAGCAGTCCAAAAAAAATTCAAAATAAAGCCAGATGGAATTGTGGGTAAGTCTACCTGGGAGGCTATCTTGCGTTAG
- a CDS encoding leucyl aminopeptidase, producing MTMKVISSNTSLQDWQGTLLAIGFFEEQLELSGELVTLESRVGNGISELIAEADFKGKSDSISITRLAKDSPIRKLAIVGLGKTEGFNLDRLRRAGAAIAKQAKKERCQTVAISLPTGEQVPEKVAEALTEGIILGLHQDNRFKSKPDETGDYPQTIDLLGLGSQEDAIQKAEAICSGVILARELVAAPPNECTPETMAATAQALASDHQLELEILEQAECEALGMGAFLGVARASDLPPKFIHLTYKPQGTPRRKLAIIGKGLTFDSGGLNIKVAGSGIEMMKTDMGGAGATLGAAKAIAQLKPDVEVHFISAVTENMISGRALHPGDILKASNGKTIEVNNTDAEGRLTLADALVFTDKLGVDAMVDLATLTGACVIALGDNVAGLWSPDDSLASELLQASEQAGEKIWRMPLIEKYFEGMKSHLADMKNTGPRPGGSITAALFLREFVEKTPWAHLDVAGPVWTDKDNGYNSTGATGYPVRTLVNWVLS from the coding sequence CTGACTATGAAAGTAATCTCAAGTAATACTTCTCTTCAAGATTGGCAAGGTACTCTATTAGCTATTGGCTTTTTTGAAGAGCAACTAGAATTAAGTGGTGAATTAGTAACTCTAGAAAGCCGAGTCGGAAATGGAATTAGTGAGTTAATCGCTGAGGCAGATTTTAAGGGTAAATCTGATAGTATCTCGATCACTCGGTTAGCTAAAGATAGCCCGATTCGGAAATTAGCGATAGTCGGTTTGGGCAAAACTGAGGGATTTAATTTAGATAGACTCAGACGTGCTGGCGCAGCGATCGCCAAACAGGCTAAAAAAGAAAGGTGTCAAACTGTAGCTATTAGTCTACCTACAGGGGAACAAGTACCCGAAAAAGTGGCTGAAGCCCTGACAGAAGGCATAATCTTGGGATTGCATCAAGATAATCGCTTCAAGTCTAAACCAGATGAAACTGGAGACTACCCCCAAACCATCGATTTATTGGGTTTAGGAAGTCAAGAGGATGCGATCCAAAAAGCTGAAGCTATCTGTAGTGGGGTAATATTAGCAAGGGAACTAGTGGCTGCACCTCCCAATGAATGCACCCCAGAAACTATGGCTGCTACGGCTCAAGCCTTAGCTTCAGACCATCAGCTAGAGCTAGAAATTCTCGAACAAGCAGAATGTGAAGCATTAGGCATGGGAGCCTTCTTGGGAGTCGCTAGAGCCTCCGATTTACCTCCCAAGTTCATCCACCTTACCTACAAGCCCCAAGGGACTCCTAGACGGAAATTAGCCATCATTGGGAAAGGTTTAACCTTCGATTCCGGCGGGTTAAATATCAAGGTGGCTGGTAGTGGCATCGAAATGATGAAGACAGATATGGGAGGTGCTGGAGCGACTTTAGGTGCAGCCAAAGCTATAGCTCAACTCAAACCAGACGTAGAAGTTCACTTCATCAGCGCTGTCACCGAAAACATGATTAGTGGTAGGGCTTTGCATCCAGGAGATATCCTCAAAGCTTCCAATGGCAAAACCATCGAAGTCAATAATACTGACGCTGAAGGAAGACTTACTTTAGCTGATGCTTTGGTATTCACCGACAAATTAGGGGTAGATGCAATGGTAGACTTAGCTACCCTGACTGGTGCTTGTGTAATTGCTTTGGGAGATAATGTAGCTGGGTTGTGGAGTCCAGATGATAGCCTTGCCTCCGAACTGTTGCAAGCTAGCGAACAAGCTGGAGAAAAGATTTGGCGGATGCCTTTAATCGAAAAATACTTTGAAGGCATGAAATCTCACTTAGCAGATATGAAAAATACAGGTCCTCGTCCTGGCGGTTCGATTACTGCGGCGCTGTTTTTGAGGGAGTTTGTCGAAAAAACCCCTTGGGCGCACCTAGACGTTGCAGGACCAGTTTGGACGGATAAAGACAACGGCTACAACTCCACGGGAGCCACTGGTTATCCTGTAAGGACTTTAGTTAACTGGGTATTGAGCTAA
- the thiS gene encoding sulfur carrier protein ThiS, translating into MLNQIDEISLQINGNPQTCSHQTTLPQLLTDLGINLRLVAVEYNGEILHRQFWEQTEIKEGDRLEIVTIVGGG; encoded by the coding sequence ATGCTCAACCAGATAGATGAAATCAGCCTCCAAATCAACGGCAATCCTCAAACCTGCTCTCATCAAACCACTTTGCCCCAATTATTAACTGATTTAGGAATTAATCTGCGCTTGGTGGCGGTAGAATACAATGGAGAGATTCTACATCGTCAATTTTGGGAACAAACGGAGATAAAAGAAGGCGATCGCCTAGAAATTGTCACAATTGTCGGCGGCGGCTGA
- a CDS encoding protochlorophyllide reductase, with translation MSPNRQPTAIITGASSGVGLQAARALVQKGWHVVMACRDIPKTETAAARIGIAKDGYTIIHLDLASLDSVRKFVSDFRSTGKQLDALVCNAAVYMPLLKEPMYSPDGYELSVATNHLGHFLLCNLLLQDLKNSVVKEPRLVILGTVTANPKELGGKIPIPAPPDLGDLKGMEAGFKAPIAMINGGKFKPGKAYKDSKLCNVLTMRELHRRFHETSGITFSSMYPGCVAETALFRNSYPLFQKIFPWFQKNITKGYVTEELAGDRLAEIVADPQYNKSGSYWSWGNRQKPDRQSFEQEMSNEALDNNKAKKLWDLSAKLVGMS, from the coding sequence ATGTCACCAAATCGCCAACCTACAGCTATTATTACAGGAGCCTCTTCAGGGGTAGGTTTACAAGCTGCTAGAGCTTTAGTGCAAAAAGGATGGCACGTAGTTATGGCGTGTCGCGATATCCCCAAGACGGAAACAGCCGCCGCAAGAATAGGTATAGCCAAGGATGGTTATACGATTATTCACCTGGATTTAGCCTCTTTAGACAGTGTTCGCAAGTTTGTTAGTGATTTTAGATCCACTGGCAAGCAATTAGATGCTTTAGTCTGTAATGCGGCTGTATATATGCCTTTATTAAAAGAGCCAATGTACAGTCCCGACGGTTATGAATTAAGCGTTGCTACCAATCATTTAGGACATTTTTTGCTGTGTAACTTGCTGTTGCAAGATCTCAAAAATTCTGTAGTTAAAGAGCCAAGATTAGTCATTTTAGGGACTGTAACCGCGAATCCCAAGGAATTAGGCGGTAAGATTCCCATTCCTGCACCTCCAGACTTGGGAGATCTCAAAGGGATGGAAGCAGGGTTTAAAGCACCTATAGCCATGATTAATGGTGGAAAGTTCAAGCCAGGTAAAGCTTATAAAGATAGTAAACTGTGCAATGTTTTAACCATGCGGGAACTCCATCGCCGCTTTCACGAGACAAGTGGGATTACCTTCAGTTCCATGTATCCTGGTTGTGTGGCAGAAACTGCACTATTCCGCAATAGCTATCCCTTATTTCAGAAGATTTTCCCTTGGTTCCAGAAGAATATTACCAAAGGATATGTTACCGAAGAATTGGCAGGCGATCGCTTAGCTGAAATTGTCGCCGATCCTCAATACAATAAATCTGGTTCCTATTGGAGTTGGGGAAACCGCCAGAAACCAGATCGCCAGTCCTTTGAGCAAGAAATGTCTAATGAAGCCCTAGATAATAACAAAGCTAAGAAACTCTGGGATTTAAGCGCTAAATTGGTGGGAATGAGCTAA
- a CDS encoding DUF2281 domain-containing protein, protein MNTVEQIYELVKNLPEKQASEVLDFVEFLNHKAQLNSRSQSQVKIPKGTLTGLRGIAKISGTPPTDEEIREEYTDYLMEKYQ, encoded by the coding sequence ATGAATACAGTTGAACAAATCTATGAATTAGTGAAAAATTTGCCAGAGAAACAAGCCAGCGAAGTTTTAGATTTTGTCGAGTTTCTGAACCATAAAGCACAGCTTAATTCTAGATCTCAATCTCAAGTAAAAATCCCAAAAGGCACACTCACAGGACTAAGGGGAATTGCTAAAATTTCTGGTACTCCTCCTACAGATGAAGAAATAAGAGAAGAATATACTGATTATTTGATGGAAAAATATCAGTAA
- a CDS encoding GTPase family protein gives MEIFNNSSPFNFDKINNRLKEERGKLGRVNVLLVGKTGCGKSTLVNAVFGKNMVAVGVGKPVTQGFEEIRDVSNGDKSSILGLFDSKGLELEGKEYESILEKLEKFIQQKADNVDSKDHIHIAWLCIDEGSRRVQEAEIRAARMLAKYMPVIAVITKSYRDKSQEYDPVTQQERQVSFKERVVELLPVVKEVVRVKAILEEDDDGKESPPKGLKDLVEATVRLIPDAHKKAFIAAQKVDLSKKAANARLTTVGFALLAGGAAVAPANLAPPGGHAVLLVTEQVTMFASISLIFGLDIARYRYSLSKYSHNKCNRWKYCNFDWTGNIS, from the coding sequence ATGGAAATATTTAATAATTCATCTCCTTTTAATTTTGACAAAATTAACAATCGTTTGAAGGAGGAAAGGGGCAAATTAGGTCGTGTAAATGTACTACTGGTTGGGAAGACAGGTTGTGGAAAAAGTACATTAGTTAATGCTGTATTTGGTAAAAATATGGTAGCTGTCGGTGTAGGAAAACCCGTCACTCAAGGTTTTGAAGAAATTAGGGATGTATCAAATGGAGATAAATCCTCTATTTTAGGGCTTTTTGATTCTAAGGGTTTAGAATTAGAAGGGAAAGAATATGAATCAATACTTGAGAAACTTGAGAAATTCATCCAGCAAAAAGCTGATAATGTAGATTCAAAAGATCATATCCATATTGCATGGCTTTGTATTGACGAAGGTTCTCGCAGAGTTCAAGAGGCAGAAATCCGCGCTGCAAGGATGTTAGCTAAATATATGCCTGTCATTGCTGTAATTACAAAGTCGTATCGTGATAAATCTCAAGAATACGATCCTGTTACTCAACAAGAAAGGCAGGTTAGTTTTAAGGAAAGAGTAGTAGAACTTTTACCAGTAGTTAAGGAAGTAGTTCGAGTCAAAGCTATATTAGAGGAAGATGATGATGGAAAAGAGTCACCACCAAAAGGTTTGAAAGATTTGGTTGAAGCAACAGTCAGATTAATACCTGATGCTCATAAAAAAGCTTTTATCGCAGCCCAAAAAGTTGATTTAAGTAAAAAAGCTGCTAACGCACGTCTTACAACAGTGGGATTTGCACTACTAGCAGGAGGAGCGGCAGTAGCACCTGCAAACCTTGCCCCCCCTGGAGGACATGCAGTTTTATTAGTTACTGAACAGGTAACAATGTTTGCTTCTATTTCGCTAATTTTCGGACTCGATATAGCTCGATATAGATATAGTCTTTCTAAATACTCTCATAACAAGTGTAATAGGTGGAAGTATTGCAACTTTGACTGGACAGGAAATATTTCGTAG
- the ychF gene encoding redox-regulated ATPase YchF, whose amino-acid sequence MLTAGIVGLPNVGKSTLFNALVANAKAQAANFPFCTIEPNVGVVAVPDKRLEVLAKISQSVQIVPTRIEFVDIAGLVKGASQGEGLGNKFLSHIREVDAIVHVVRCFENDDIIHVAGSLDPIRDIDIIKLELGLADLDQIERRIERTRKTAKTSKDAQIELAALEKISVALNEGKQASTVSLNEEEAPLIKPLGLLTAKPVIYAANVSEEDLATGNEWVAKVKEMAAQEGAQVVIISAQVESELVELPPDEIAEFLSSLGVEESGLKSLIRATYQLLGLRTYFTSGPKETRAWTIHCGMLAPQAAGVIHTDFERGFIRAETVAYQDLVTHGSMSAAKEKGLVRSEGKEYTVEEGDVMLFRFNV is encoded by the coding sequence ATGCTCACAGCCGGAATTGTTGGACTCCCCAATGTTGGAAAATCTACCCTATTTAACGCTTTAGTTGCTAATGCTAAAGCTCAAGCTGCTAATTTCCCTTTCTGTACGATTGAACCGAATGTAGGTGTCGTTGCTGTACCAGACAAGCGTTTAGAAGTACTCGCCAAAATCTCTCAATCTGTCCAAATTGTCCCCACAAGAATTGAGTTTGTCGATATTGCTGGTTTAGTCAAAGGTGCTAGTCAAGGAGAAGGATTAGGAAATAAGTTTTTATCGCATATTCGAGAAGTTGATGCGATCGTTCATGTAGTACGCTGTTTTGAAAATGATGACATTATCCATGTAGCTGGTTCTCTCGATCCAATCAGAGATATTGACATCATTAAATTAGAGTTAGGTTTAGCCGATTTAGATCAAATAGAACGCCGAATTGAACGCACTAGAAAAACAGCGAAAACGAGCAAAGATGCTCAAATAGAATTAGCAGCTTTAGAAAAAATTAGTGTAGCTTTAAACGAAGGCAAACAGGCTAGTACCGTTAGTTTGAACGAGGAAGAAGCTCCTTTAATTAAACCTTTAGGACTCTTAACTGCCAAACCTGTAATTTATGCCGCTAATGTCTCTGAAGAAGACTTAGCTACAGGTAATGAATGGGTAGCAAAAGTGAAAGAAATGGCGGCTCAAGAAGGAGCGCAAGTTGTCATTATTTCGGCTCAAGTTGAATCAGAATTAGTGGAATTGCCACCTGATGAAATTGCCGAGTTTCTATCAAGTTTGGGCGTGGAAGAAAGCGGTTTAAAATCTCTAATTAGAGCTACCTATCAACTATTAGGATTACGGACATATTTTACCAGTGGTCCGAAAGAAACTAGAGCATGGACTATCCACTGCGGAATGTTAGCACCCCAAGCTGCTGGAGTGATTCATACTGATTTTGAACGAGGTTTTATTCGAGCAGAAACCGTTGCTTATCAAGACTTAGTTACTCATGGTTCGATGAGCGCAGCCAAAGAAAAAGGATTGGTACGCAGTGAAGGAAAAGAATATACAGTGGAAGAAGGCGATGTCATGTTATTTAGATTTAATGTCTAA
- a CDS encoding PIN domain-containing protein has protein sequence MKVLIDTNIILDSILEREPFVGAAITLFEMVEREEIQGYIAATTVTNIFYIVRKAQGRESALQAIDRILIGFKICPVNHSTIAEALNSNLKDFEDGIQLACATLNQLDAIVTRDISDFLGISLPVLSIPQLQIRLSQLGEC, from the coding sequence ATGAAAGTTCTAATTGATACTAATATTATTTTAGACTCGATCTTAGAACGCGAGCCATTTGTAGGAGCAGCAATAACTTTATTTGAGATGGTTGAAAGAGAAGAAATACAAGGATATATTGCGGCTACAACTGTAACCAATATTTTCTACATTGTTAGAAAAGCTCAAGGTAGAGAATCTGCTTTACAAGCAATTGACCGGATTTTAATCGGTTTTAAAATTTGTCCTGTCAACCATTCTACGATCGCAGAGGCTTTGAATAGTAATCTGAAAGATTTTGAGGATGGAATTCAGTTGGCTTGTGCAACACTTAACCAACTTGATGCAATTGTGACTCGCGATATTTCTGACTTTTTAGGAATTAGTTTACCAGTATTATCAATTCCTCAATTACAAATACGACTATCTCAACTAGGGGAATGCTGA